One segment of Paenibacillus sp. FSL R7-0337 DNA contains the following:
- the pyk gene encoding pyruvate kinase, translating into MSKTKIVCTIGPSSESPEMLRKLIQAGMNVARLNLAHGELEEHAERIRHIREAAKELNQYVAVLLDIKGPEIRIGKMASDYVELVPGGTVVLTTEEVLGTKNRIQVTYKQLPQDVKPGSSILIDDGLLRLEVVKSEGTEITCLVKNGGKLKPRKGVNVPGIKTSLPGVTEKDILHIKFGVEQNIDIIAQSFVRKAADILEIKHILSKHKADHIQIIAKIENDEGLENLDAILSVADGLMVARGDLGVDLPVEEVPLVQKDMIKKCNLAGKPVITATHMLESMQMNPRPTRAEASDVANAIFDGTDSVMLSGESAAGKYPLESVQTMARIAARAESVLGSYGRCNCMGNETAIDVTGAIGESVVRTALTLSAKAILALTESGFTARMIAKHKPAAPVIAVSTKESVLHALSLTWGVIPLLRDESASSTDAAVEAAVELARSAGYVQNGDLVLITAGVPVDCAGTTNLLRVHRVGEGI; encoded by the coding sequence ATGAGCAAAACTAAAATCGTCTGTACCATCGGCCCCTCCAGCGAAAGCCCCGAAATGCTCCGTAAGCTGATCCAAGCAGGTATGAATGTCGCCCGCCTGAACTTAGCTCACGGTGAGCTGGAGGAGCACGCAGAGCGCATCCGCCACATCCGGGAAGCAGCCAAGGAGCTAAACCAATATGTGGCCGTCCTGCTTGACATCAAAGGTCCGGAAATTCGTATCGGCAAAATGGCCTCGGACTACGTGGAATTGGTACCAGGGGGAACAGTGGTTCTGACCACAGAGGAAGTGCTCGGCACGAAGAACCGCATCCAAGTCACCTATAAGCAGTTACCCCAAGATGTGAAGCCCGGCAGCAGTATCCTGATTGATGATGGTCTATTGCGTTTGGAAGTCGTAAAGTCCGAAGGCACCGAGATCACCTGCCTCGTCAAGAACGGCGGCAAGCTGAAGCCGCGCAAGGGTGTCAACGTTCCCGGCATCAAAACCAGTCTTCCCGGTGTAACTGAGAAGGACATCCTGCACATCAAGTTCGGCGTTGAGCAGAATATCGACATCATCGCTCAATCGTTTGTCCGCAAAGCTGCAGATATTCTTGAGATTAAACATATTCTGAGTAAACACAAGGCCGACCATATCCAAATCATCGCCAAAATTGAAAATGACGAGGGCCTGGAGAACCTGGATGCCATCCTGAGCGTAGCCGACGGACTAATGGTTGCCCGCGGAGATCTGGGCGTGGACTTGCCGGTGGAGGAGGTGCCGCTGGTTCAAAAAGACATGATCAAGAAGTGTAATCTGGCCGGAAAACCGGTTATCACCGCCACTCACATGCTGGAGTCCATGCAGATGAACCCGCGTCCGACCCGTGCAGAAGCAAGTGACGTCGCCAACGCTATCTTTGATGGCACCGATTCTGTCATGCTGTCTGGTGAATCTGCCGCAGGTAAGTACCCGCTGGAGTCCGTCCAGACTATGGCCCGCATCGCCGCCCGCGCTGAGTCCGTTCTGGGGAGCTATGGCCGCTGTAACTGCATGGGTAATGAAACTGCCATCGACGTAACAGGTGCCATCGGCGAATCTGTTGTCCGCACTGCCCTCACGCTCTCCGCCAAGGCTATTCTCGCCCTAACCGAAAGCGGATTTACTGCCCGGATGATCGCCAAGCACAAGCCCGCTGCACCAGTCATCGCCGTATCCACTAAGGAGAGCGTGCTACATGCCCTTTCTTTGACCTGGGGTGTAATTCCTCTGCTCCGCGACGAGTCTGCTTCCAGCACTGATGCGGCCGTAGAAGCCGCCGTTGAACTGGCAAGGTCTGCCGGATACGTACAAAATGGCGACTTGGTGCTCATTACCGCCGGTGTCCCTGTAGACTGCGCGGGAACCACTAACCTGCTGCGGGTTCACCGAGTTGGGGAAGGGATTTAA
- a CDS encoding LysR family transcriptional regulator, with protein MNLHALKIFHTISEKGGVTRAAEELRISQPAVTAQVRNLEKELGIQLLAPKGRGILVTDAGQMLASHAKRLFALERELDEAVREYKAGFSGILRIVATYLPANLLLPEWLARYKQEHPSVEVVLNTANSREAVEGLLHYDAEVAVYGGGWEEQPGIEWEELLEDELWFIVPKNHPYGGKEITLAEMMKVPFILREEGSSTRERLFSLCRALNVSPPKVGLQFNGVNEMVRAVIAGYGAIFISSLAVRDNVERGEVERVMVNGTSLLNPIAVCTRKQEALSPAAAAFLSLVREQSKGWARN; from the coding sequence ATGAATCTTCATGCCCTTAAAATATTTCACACCATCTCTGAAAAAGGCGGAGTCACCCGCGCTGCGGAGGAATTGCGGATTAGTCAGCCTGCGGTTACGGCCCAGGTACGCAATCTGGAGAAGGAATTAGGCATACAACTGTTAGCCCCCAAGGGGCGTGGTATCTTAGTGACCGATGCGGGTCAGATGCTGGCCAGTCATGCCAAACGATTGTTTGCATTGGAGCGTGAGCTGGATGAGGCAGTCCGTGAATACAAGGCCGGGTTCAGCGGTATCCTGCGGATTGTCGCCACCTATCTGCCTGCTAATCTCCTGCTGCCGGAATGGCTGGCACGCTACAAGCAGGAGCATCCTTCCGTGGAGGTGGTCTTGAATACTGCGAATTCCCGGGAAGCGGTGGAGGGGCTACTACATTACGATGCCGAGGTAGCCGTATACGGAGGCGGCTGGGAGGAGCAACCGGGTATTGAATGGGAGGAGCTTCTGGAGGATGAGCTCTGGTTCATCGTCCCGAAAAACCATCCATACGGAGGAAAGGAAATTACTTTAGCGGAAATGATGAAGGTTCCCTTCATTCTGCGTGAAGAAGGAAGTTCAACCCGGGAGCGTCTCTTCTCTTTATGTCGGGCTTTGAACGTCAGTCCTCCCAAGGTCGGTCTACAATTTAATGGGGTGAACGAGATGGTTCGGGCCGTCATCGCGGGCTATGGAGCCATCTTCATCTCCTCCCTGGCGGTAAGGGACAATGTGGAGCGCGGGGAAGTGGAGCGTGTGATGGTTAACGGCACTTCGCTGCTAAATCCGATTGCCGTCTGTACCCGGAAACAGGAGGCATTGTCGCCAGCGGCAGCAGCATTTCTCTCACTGGTCCGGGAGCAGTCGAAAGGGTGGGCAAGGAATTAA
- a CDS encoding creatininase family protein, which yields MLDYTNTTTELSLSGIDTVVISVGATEQFGPYLPMHIDSLIAELYANEYGKALNAYVLPVLPFNTSEEHAAFKGTVTVSPNILTAMLEDIILGLRRQGFKKYLLCSGHGGAYWYNAFIKHMNYKYQDIIVIYPGYNGSWDNAVKAAGLDGRNEIHGGLTGVCTAMWLCPELVKLEAMGSEIPEENNRYSDYIGWDKLTEDGNWGVFIKGQYSEEELAAKGKILWMTLIKDQCDGLKEYLEEAYVRKIGEKYN from the coding sequence ATGCTAGATTATACAAATACCACAACAGAATTATCTTTAAGCGGCATTGACACTGTAGTCATATCCGTTGGGGCTACAGAGCAATTTGGGCCTTATTTGCCAATGCATATAGACAGTTTGATTGCTGAGCTTTACGCCAATGAATATGGTAAAGCACTAAATGCATACGTTTTGCCCGTTTTACCCTTCAATACCTCGGAAGAACATGCAGCGTTCAAAGGAACAGTGACTGTTAGTCCTAATATTTTGACTGCTATGCTTGAAGATATAATATTGGGCTTGAGAAGACAAGGTTTCAAGAAATATCTCCTATGTTCAGGGCATGGTGGAGCATATTGGTATAACGCATTTATTAAACATATGAATTATAAATATCAAGACATCATTGTTATTTACCCCGGTTATAACGGTTCGTGGGATAATGCAGTGAAGGCCGCTGGATTAGATGGACGCAATGAAATACATGGTGGGTTAACTGGTGTTTGTACGGCAATGTGGTTATGTCCTGAGCTAGTAAAGTTAGAAGCCATGGGCTCTGAAATACCGGAAGAAAACAATAGATATTCCGATTATATTGGCTGGGACAAACTTACAGAGGATGGTAACTGGGGAGTTTTTATCAAAGGACAATACAGTGAAGAAGAGCTTGCTGCAAAAGGAAAGATCTTATGGATGACACTGATTAAAGATCAATGTGATGGATTAAAAGAATATCTCGAAGAAGCCTATGTTAGGAAAATCGGGGAGAAGTACAACTAA
- a CDS encoding YafY family protein, with protein sequence MRVNRLLSMLLIISGQGTVTGKELAEHFEVSLRTIYRDIEKISEAGIPVASTSGKGGGYYIMDSYNVSNLFLNGDEAHTFVAVMKNLHGLFGRNEAFNDILLKVEHTYKRESNQDKLTLDLSHFSMEKEIKEYLGIISEAITENRLLVFDYINRDMEYLERTVEPGWIDFRHGHWYVIGFCRVRNDYRRFKLVRIRQLELGPSFAKRDVPDARIAEVIEHNYSQAGIQVVLRFTSRIGAQLTEYFEKEKISLGEDGFYLVTDTFPHEEGLLKFILSFGRECELLEPRGLRAELQQYMHNMLLSYND encoded by the coding sequence ATGCGAGTCAATCGATTACTCTCCATGCTGCTAATCATCTCCGGTCAAGGTACGGTAACGGGCAAGGAGCTTGCTGAGCATTTCGAGGTATCCTTGCGGACGATCTACCGGGATATTGAGAAAATAAGCGAAGCCGGCATACCGGTTGCATCGACCAGCGGCAAGGGTGGAGGATACTATATTATGGACAGCTATAATGTAAGCAATCTCTTTCTTAATGGGGACGAAGCTCATACGTTTGTAGCTGTAATGAAGAATTTACACGGCTTGTTTGGCCGGAACGAAGCTTTTAATGACATTCTGCTGAAGGTTGAACATACCTATAAGCGGGAATCCAATCAGGATAAACTGACTCTGGATTTGTCCCATTTCAGTATGGAAAAGGAGATTAAAGAGTACCTCGGGATTATAAGCGAAGCCATCACGGAGAATAGGCTGCTGGTGTTCGACTACATTAACCGGGATATGGAATACCTGGAGCGGACGGTCGAGCCGGGCTGGATTGACTTTCGTCACGGCCATTGGTATGTGATCGGCTTCTGCCGGGTCAGAAACGACTATCGCAGATTCAAGCTTGTGCGGATCAGACAATTGGAGCTGGGGCCGTCTTTTGCCAAAAGAGATGTGCCGGATGCGCGGATTGCCGAGGTCATTGAACACAATTATTCGCAGGCGGGCATACAGGTTGTGTTGAGATTCACTTCGCGAATTGGCGCGCAGCTTACCGAGTATTTTGAGAAAGAGAAGATTAGCCTGGGTGAAGATGGCTTCTATCTCGTTACGGATACTTTTCCTCATGAGGAGGGTCTGCTGAAATTCATTCTAAGCTTCGGCAGGGAGTGCGAGCTGTTGGAGCCTCGGGGATTACGGGCCGAGCTGCAGCAATATATGCACAATATGCTTTTATCCTACAATGACTGA
- a CDS encoding DUF2785 domain-containing protein, translating into MKACILDEEVNEWGTKDTRTELIHKLHRLEEEQYILREGESFQDFTDLMLRHMGDPEPELREHIYSTFYIWLKRDNKLTAEEMRHLLTVLLDDQHLFYRIGSEGGHSVLTRAFAVLPIALIMQRDRIHPFLPPKDFQYLKLSLLRYYQEEKDLRGYLAAEGWAHAAAHGADALEELIRYEESDIAVQHEVLEAITGMLHNGVRIFDEEEDERMASVVETMIREKLLPQQEIAGWIHSLSQCMEWPDTRAQRVARVNGKNIVRSLYFRTIARNDGNYLTLTSAMLTAEAKLNCFNEANHTYGGNEA; encoded by the coding sequence ATGAAAGCCTGCATTTTGGACGAAGAAGTCAATGAATGGGGTACGAAGGACACACGGACAGAACTGATACACAAGCTGCACAGATTGGAGGAAGAACAGTATATCCTGCGAGAGGGAGAAAGCTTCCAAGACTTCACCGATCTGATGCTGAGGCATATGGGTGACCCGGAGCCTGAGCTTCGTGAGCATATTTACTCTACCTTTTACATATGGCTGAAGCGCGATAATAAGCTCACAGCTGAGGAAATGCGGCATCTATTAACTGTCTTGCTGGACGACCAGCATTTGTTCTACCGGATTGGAAGTGAGGGCGGTCACAGTGTACTAACCAGGGCATTCGCGGTTCTGCCTATCGCTCTTATTATGCAGCGGGACAGGATTCATCCGTTCTTACCGCCAAAAGACTTCCAGTATCTAAAGCTGTCCTTGCTTCGCTACTATCAGGAGGAGAAGGACCTGCGCGGTTATCTGGCAGCCGAAGGCTGGGCTCATGCCGCAGCTCACGGGGCAGATGCTCTGGAGGAGCTGATCCGCTATGAGGAAAGTGACATTGCGGTGCAGCATGAGGTGTTAGAGGCGATTACAGGAATGCTGCATAACGGTGTTCGGATTTTTGACGAGGAGGAAGACGAACGCATGGCTAGTGTTGTGGAAACGATGATCCGCGAAAAGCTGCTTCCGCAACAGGAGATTGCCGGCTGGATTCATAGCTTGTCGCAGTGCATGGAATGGCCGGATACACGCGCACAGAGAGTCGCCAGAGTGAATGGGAAAAATATCGTGCGCAGCCTGTATTTCAGAACGATTGCCCGGAATGACGGGAATTATCTTACACTCACCAGCGCCATGCTGACGGCTGAAGCTAAATTAAACTGCTTTAACGAGGCAAATCATACATATGGAGGTAACGAAGCATGA
- a CDS encoding Type 1 glutamine amidotransferase-like domain-containing protein codes for MSTHYYFSWFNGILPEGLMQWLQEDIQDRQSLVMISAQPSDFDDEQINLEDITEWTWLHQANLRFDEYHFIDYRMQKEEARQWIQNASVILLCGGYPVQQHNFLAEYDLTNVIRNSNAVILGASAGSLNMSAKWVTSHNAAHSVEIDTIHDGLGFDPFAYESHSQRDYASFIQGYLFPLSEEIDVYAAEQESAIRVKDGKIEIMGPVYYISRSKIQRISV; via the coding sequence ATGAGTACTCACTATTATTTCAGTTGGTTTAATGGCATTTTGCCAGAGGGGCTGATGCAATGGTTGCAGGAGGATATTCAAGACAGACAATCGCTTGTTATGATTAGCGCTCAACCCTCTGATTTTGATGATGAACAGATTAACCTTGAGGATATAACGGAATGGACATGGCTCCATCAGGCTAATCTTAGGTTTGATGAGTATCATTTCATCGATTACCGCATGCAGAAGGAAGAGGCCCGGCAATGGATTCAGAACGCGTCGGTCATTTTATTATGTGGGGGATATCCAGTTCAGCAGCATAATTTTTTGGCGGAATACGATTTGACGAATGTGATTAGAAATAGCAATGCAGTTATCCTGGGAGCTAGCGCCGGTTCGTTGAACATGTCTGCCAAATGGGTAACCTCGCATAACGCCGCCCATTCAGTGGAAATAGATACAATTCATGATGGGTTGGGCTTTGATCCGTTTGCCTATGAATCACACTCGCAACGCGACTATGCCTCGTTTATCCAAGGCTACCTGTTCCCCTTATCGGAGGAGATCGATGTATATGCGGCAGAGCAGGAGAGTGCGATTCGTGTAAAAGACGGCAAAATCGAAATAATGGGTCCGGTATATTATATATCCCGCTCGAAGATTCAGAGAATAAGCGTATGA
- a CDS encoding RidA family protein, whose translation MTEQTVDSRIATLGIVLPNASEPAAKYANFVKVNGLLYVSGKGPAGTPKGKLGQEYTTAEGYQFARQAGIEIMAVLKAALGTLDKVKRVVKIQGFVNAVANFEEHHKVLNGCSDLMLDVFGEKGVHARSVFGAVSVRDNLPIIIDSIFEVEE comes from the coding sequence ATGACTGAACAAACAGTAGATAGTAGAATAGCAACATTAGGAATCGTCCTCCCCAATGCAAGCGAACCAGCAGCTAAGTACGCAAACTTCGTTAAAGTAAACGGGTTATTGTATGTTTCAGGTAAGGGACCTGCTGGAACGCCTAAAGGAAAGTTAGGTCAAGAGTATACAACCGCAGAAGGTTATCAGTTTGCACGGCAGGCTGGGATTGAAATTATGGCTGTACTAAAAGCTGCTTTAGGTACACTGGATAAAGTGAAACGAGTGGTTAAAATTCAGGGCTTTGTTAATGCGGTCGCTAATTTTGAAGAACATCATAAAGTGTTAAATGGTTGTTCTGATCTTATGTTGGATGTTTTCGGAGAAAAGGGTGTCCATGCACGATCAGTGTTTGGAGCTGTTTCGGTTAGAGATAATCTTCCAATCATTATTGATTCAATATTTGAGGTTGAAGAATAA
- a CDS encoding HD domain-containing protein: protein MDFRLRLDGALDEIYEPLWQLRIQLTDEEKALLRSKKVRRLHYIRHGGASFINTHHTYSRLQHTLGVFALIAHFEPDNHTLRAAALLHDIGHAPFSHTLESLPGVDHHEWTREAVFSQEIVDILVRANIRTTDVMDYIDGSKRSLLRNKDGILHADHLDSWVRSAFVGGYLTISTGELFEAMSYTNENLQFTLEAGKQVTELIWEEARMQASPANIGVNAIMRRLVSRLVHKDAFEAAKLPIMMDTHIEQLLYSDPDTREEYEKLLMESWRIRVSREKPAFPVETAVLSKLYLAMPLIQGVLITECSQDCLATINQLTELLGTYYVWWEL from the coding sequence ATGGACTTTCGGTTAAGACTTGATGGTGCATTAGACGAAATATATGAACCGCTATGGCAGTTACGGATTCAGCTCACCGATGAAGAAAAAGCGCTGCTCCGAAGCAAGAAGGTGCGGCGGCTTCATTACATTCGGCATGGAGGAGCTTCTTTCATCAATACCCACCATACCTACAGCCGCTTACAGCACACGTTAGGTGTATTTGCGCTTATAGCGCATTTTGAGCCGGATAATCATACGTTGCGGGCAGCAGCATTACTGCATGATATCGGGCATGCGCCTTTCAGTCATACACTAGAATCCCTTCCAGGCGTGGATCATCATGAATGGACGCGGGAGGCCGTGTTTTCACAGGAGATTGTCGACATCCTAGTCCGTGCAAATATTCGTACAACTGATGTTATGGACTATATAGATGGATCAAAGCGAAGCCTATTGAGGAACAAGGACGGAATTCTTCATGCAGATCACCTGGACTCCTGGGTCAGAAGTGCATTTGTCGGCGGTTATCTGACTATTTCGACTGGTGAACTTTTTGAAGCGATGAGCTATACAAATGAAAATCTCCAGTTCACACTCGAAGCTGGCAAGCAGGTCACCGAGCTCATATGGGAAGAAGCTCGTATGCAAGCTTCCCCGGCTAACATTGGCGTAAACGCGATCATGAGGAGGCTGGTGAGCCGCTTAGTACATAAGGACGCATTCGAAGCAGCGAAGTTGCCAATCATGATGGATACGCATATCGAGCAGTTGCTTTATAGTGATCCAGACACACGGGAAGAGTATGAGAAGTTGCTCATGGAATCATGGCGAATTCGTGTGTCGCGGGAAAAGCCTGCTTTTCCAGTGGAAACGGCAGTACTGAGTAAGCTCTATCTCGCAATGCCGCTCATCCAAGGTGTGTTGATCACCGAATGTTCGCAAGACTGCCTCGCTACGATCAACCAGCTTACAGAGCTGCTAGGCACGTACTACGTTTGGTGGGAGCTTTAA
- a CDS encoding ferritin-like domain-containing protein — translation MNRIYPYWYRSQFVPVWATTTQEALELIRNAVQGERNDELFYDQLIKLAPNQEQVNVITSIRNDERGHNQMFRQMYRELTGHEVTGVSNEAPDNVNSYIAGLQQAFQGELSAVEKYRKIWFGLPYGIYKDTLYGIILDEQKHAAKYNNLLLQNLAANQF, via the coding sequence ATGAATAGGATTTATCCGTATTGGTATAGATCACAATTTGTCCCCGTTTGGGCCACTACAACACAAGAAGCACTTGAATTAATAAGGAATGCGGTACAAGGTGAACGGAATGATGAACTTTTTTATGATCAACTCATCAAACTGGCTCCGAACCAAGAACAAGTTAACGTGATTACCTCTATCCGGAATGATGAAAGAGGACATAATCAAATGTTTCGGCAAATGTATAGGGAATTAACAGGACATGAAGTAACAGGAGTTAGCAACGAAGCTCCGGATAATGTTAATTCATATATTGCCGGGTTGCAACAAGCCTTCCAAGGTGAATTATCTGCTGTTGAGAAATATCGAAAGATATGGTTCGGTCTTCCGTACGGCATTTACAAGGATACTCTGTATGGCATTATTCTGGATGAGCAAAAACATGCGGCTAAATATAACAATCTCCTGCTGCAAAACTTGGCTGCGAATCAGTTCTGA
- a CDS encoding phosphotransferase — MTLINNYLLRLVQETVKKYIDPNAEVVSIESTPISMGLQAVELMRHSVQLKILDETSKWSLVSKYATMIERQVLTRLYSQGASVPFSFSYGSELDERFLICIQDVDYQTNYSNINVSLLQKSETKALAYIHASNFGQRNELSWLPEVDSLYIEKTIFEWWRPQWQAAKKNEQFIDIFGHYIPLVEAVADTIIEDIKHVINDESSQTLIHNDLNPGNVLVHNNSDVLFIDWEATRYGSLFLDIPLRCGTEQIKDYRGLLADKSIEFSYDHFSQMYGIASRYLGLRYMSWNLGAWSNNSYAKDNLKKYLDMVVGN, encoded by the coding sequence TTGACGTTAATAAATAACTACCTCCTAAGATTGGTACAAGAGACTGTAAAGAAATATATAGATCCTAATGCAGAAGTTGTAAGCATTGAAAGCACGCCTATTAGTATGGGCTTACAAGCAGTTGAGTTAATGCGCCATAGTGTACAATTGAAGATACTTGACGAAACATCGAAGTGGTCCCTTGTTTCAAAATATGCAACCATGATAGAACGACAGGTATTGACGAGGCTTTACTCCCAAGGAGCAAGTGTACCTTTTTCTTTTTCCTATGGTTCTGAATTAGATGAAAGGTTTCTTATTTGCATACAGGATGTTGATTACCAAACAAACTATAGTAACATAAATGTTAGTTTACTTCAGAAGAGTGAAACGAAGGCACTAGCCTACATTCACGCCTCTAACTTTGGCCAAAGAAACGAACTTTCATGGTTACCTGAAGTAGACAGCTTATATATAGAAAAGACGATATTCGAGTGGTGGAGACCCCAATGGCAAGCTGCTAAGAAAAATGAACAGTTTATAGATATCTTCGGGCATTACATCCCCTTAGTGGAAGCTGTTGCTGATACGATTATTGAGGATATTAAACATGTAATAAATGATGAAAGCAGCCAAACGTTAATTCATAACGACCTTAATCCAGGAAATGTATTGGTACATAACAATTCTGATGTACTCTTTATTGATTGGGAAGCAACTAGGTATGGCTCTTTATTTTTAGATATCCCACTGCGTTGTGGTACCGAACAAATTAAGGATTACAGGGGGCTACTGGCTGATAAAAGCATAGAATTTTCTTATGATCATTTCAGTCAAATGTATGGAATTGCTTCCCGCTACCTGGGACTTAGATATATGAGTTGGAATTTAGGAGCTTGGTCTAATAATTCTTACGCCAAAGATAACTTAAAGAAATATTTAGACATGGTGGTGGGAAATTAA
- a CDS encoding GNAT family N-acetyltransferase has translation MEFREITWDNFIECIELQVTEEQKRFISSNQHALAEAYIASKEGQVIITFAIYKNEKMVGFIMMYYDDGNGNFEYSSYGVFKIMIDGRYQSKGYGKEAMIKAIEFSKASPHGKARVVELTYKPENAVAKNLYSSLGFVETGDTHPSGEVFAEFVL, from the coding sequence GTGGAGTTTAGAGAAATAACATGGGACAACTTTATTGAATGTATTGAGCTACAAGTCACAGAGGAACAGAAACGCTTTATCTCCTCTAATCAACATGCACTCGCAGAAGCTTATATTGCATCAAAAGAGGGGCAGGTGATTATAACATTTGCGATATATAAAAACGAAAAGATGGTCGGCTTTATAATGATGTATTATGACGATGGAAATGGTAACTTTGAATACAGCAGTTATGGAGTTTTTAAAATCATGATTGATGGGCGTTACCAGAGCAAAGGGTATGGCAAAGAAGCAATGATAAAAGCCATAGAATTTTCAAAAGCATCTCCTCATGGGAAAGCTAGGGTCGTTGAACTAACATATAAACCTGAAAATGCGGTTGCGAAGAATCTATATTCTTCACTAGGTTTTGTTGAGACAGGGGATACCCACCCTTCCGGTGAAGTATTTGCTGAGTTCGTACTATAG
- a CDS encoding GNAT family N-acetyltransferase: MQYRKLAIEECVLINDINPSQYINNAWREVDGKRQLVKINYQDSDWANGYEHHFNSLKATILSNGEAVGAFDENNKLIGFATLNREFFGEKYKYVLLDQLFISLEHRNKGIGRKLFLIIAERAKAWKADKIYICAGSAEETVAFYFAIGCKETVEINKKLYENDPNDYQLEFQL, encoded by the coding sequence ATGCAGTATAGAAAATTAGCGATTGAAGAGTGTGTACTGATAAATGATATAAATCCTTCACAATACATAAATAATGCATGGAGAGAAGTTGATGGAAAACGCCAGTTAGTCAAAATTAATTATCAAGATTCTGATTGGGCTAATGGTTATGAACATCATTTCAACAGTTTAAAAGCAACTATATTAAGTAACGGTGAAGCGGTTGGTGCTTTTGATGAAAACAACAAATTAATAGGGTTCGCAACATTAAATCGTGAGTTCTTTGGTGAAAAATATAAATACGTTTTATTAGACCAGTTATTTATTTCATTAGAGCATAGGAATAAAGGAATTGGTAGAAAGTTATTCTTAATAATCGCAGAAAGAGCCAAAGCGTGGAAAGCAGATAAAATATATATTTGTGCTGGTTCTGCCGAGGAGACGGTTGCATTTTATTTTGCAATTGGCTGTAAAGAGACGGTAGAGATAAATAAGAAACTATACGAAAACGATCCAAACGATTATCAATTAGAGTTTCAACTTTAG
- a CDS encoding GNAT family N-acetyltransferase, with protein sequence MEIKIREIIANDYNEVVFLWNNVLGVHTVTDENFRVKMEQMRMAGNYKTFVALLENHVVGFISSVHALAVGSANDYLHITGLAIHNDFQRQKVGTKLLRYTENYAKDCGISSIILCSGMRRTEAHAFYEQNGYDKDSYCFDKFIKLD encoded by the coding sequence ATGGAAATTAAGATACGAGAAATTATAGCAAACGATTATAATGAAGTTGTTTTCTTATGGAACAATGTACTTGGCGTTCATACTGTTACGGATGAGAACTTTCGCGTTAAGATGGAACAGATGAGAATGGCGGGCAATTACAAAACGTTTGTTGCGTTACTTGAGAACCATGTTGTTGGTTTTATATCTAGCGTTCATGCATTAGCTGTAGGGTCTGCGAATGATTATCTGCATATAACCGGACTTGCTATACATAATGATTTTCAGCGACAAAAGGTAGGCACTAAACTGTTAAGATACACTGAAAATTATGCGAAAGATTGCGGAATATCCAGCATAATTCTATGCTCAGGGATGAGGCGAACCGAGGCTCATGCTTTCTATGAACAAAATGGCTATGACAAAGATTCATACTGCTTTGATAAGTTTATTAAACTTGACTAA
- a CDS encoding XRE family transcriptional regulator has translation MNAIHIRIGNNLQRIRKNRQLSLDKLADLTKVSKGMLHQIERGETQPTVTTVWKIATGLNISFSSLLKEDDAVVSIATRKEIPDLTEDNGKCRVYLLFPFDPQTRIETFTIILSPTCNYVSFPHNDGVQEYITVTSGVFSLQIKDEIYELQEGQAIKFTGNIEHRYINKSDEDVTIHVIMHYMDS, from the coding sequence TTGAATGCTATACACATCAGGATAGGAAACAACCTGCAGCGTATTAGAAAGAATAGGCAGTTAAGCTTAGATAAGCTCGCTGATTTAACGAAGGTTAGCAAAGGTATGCTTCATCAAATTGAGCGGGGAGAAACGCAGCCCACAGTGACAACCGTGTGGAAAATTGCTACGGGACTCAATATTTCGTTCTCATCTCTACTTAAAGAGGATGACGCAGTAGTATCCATTGCAACTCGAAAAGAAATTCCAGATTTAACAGAAGACAATGGAAAATGTAGAGTGTACTTACTATTTCCGTTTGATCCGCAGACACGTATTGAAACGTTTACGATTATTCTCAGCCCTACTTGTAACTATGTTTCATTCCCGCACAATGATGGGGTTCAAGAGTATATCACGGTTACCTCCGGAGTGTTCAGTCTACAGATTAAGGACGAAATATACGAATTACAAGAAGGCCAGGCTATAAAATTTACAGGCAATATTGAACACCGTTATATCAATAAATCGGACGAAGATGTGACGATACATGTGATTATGCATTATATGGATTCTTAA